GCATGCACTCTCCCTAGTTACGTTATCGGCCGGCGGCCGGGGAATTTATGAGACTGAACGTGGGACTATCTACGCTCAGTGGTTATCGTCGCGTGGTGGCACGTCGGGCGCAGCCGGGTTGCGCGGTGGCGCAGACTGGGTCTGCTCCGGCTCGTACACGGTGTGCACGCGTCCGTCCTTCATGTACTTGACCCGGTTGAGATTGCCGCCGTCGAACGGCACGCGCTCTGCACCCAGGATCTGTCCACCGGTAGACCGCTGCACGTGGCGGATGGTGTCCGACAGGGTGCGGCTGCCGCCGCGCGCCGATGCCGGCATCGCGTCGCGCCCGCCCTGCCCCATCGGCGGGTAGCCCTGACTCCATGCCGACGGCGCAGCCGTGGCAGCCCAGAGGGCAACCAGGACAACAGAGCGAGCGCGGCTGAGGGAATGGGTCACAACTGGATCCTAGCGGGTTGTTCAGGAACATTCAAAATTCGTGAAACCGGCCGCACATCACACTGCAGCTGGAACCAGAAATTGAGCCAAATTCTTGATTTTGGGGGGTGAATCCGATCTGAACTTTTTAGCTTCGTGTTAACACCATTCAGTGAAATGAATGTCGGCGAGGGGTATAGCCCCTATCCACGGGCGTTCCCACCACCCGGGCAAGCCGGGAAACGAGTCAAACCGGACATTTGCGCCACCCGTTCAGCTGATGCAAGTGCCGGGCCACTCAGGCCACGACGCGCCAGGGTCGGCTATCGGTACGCTGCAAGGCCTGCTCAACCAGCTCCCAGCCGGCTCCGGGTCGGTGCGCGCCCTCGCTCAGCACCTGGCGGAAGGCCCGCCCGCCGGGCTGGCCGTGGAATAGCCCCAGCACGTGCCGGGTGATGTGCTTCAACGCCAGGCCCTGTGCCAATTGCGAGTCCACATAGGGTTGCAGCGCGCGCAGCAGCGACTCACGCGACTGCGGCGGACGCCGGTTCAAGGCCGCATCCAGCTGATGCAGCACATACGGGTCGTGGTAGGCGGCGCGCCCGAGCATGACGCCGTCGGTCTGCTCCAGGTGCGCCAGGGCGGCGTCGACAGCCGCAATACCGCCATTGAGTACCACCGGCAGCTCGGGGCGCTCGCGCTTGAGCCGATAGGCCCAGTCGTAGCGCAGCGGCGGAACCTCGCGGTTCTCCTTCGGCGACAGGCCCTTGAGCCAGGCATTGCGGGCGTGCACCACCACCATCGCCGCACCGGCGGCGACCACCTGGTCGACAAAGCTGGCGAACACCGCGTAGTCGTCATCGTCGTCCACGCCCAGCCGGCATTTGACCGTGATCGGCAGATCGGTGGCAGCGCACATGGCCGCGACGCAGTCGGCCACCAGTGCCGGCTCGCGCATGAGACAGGCACCGAAGCGGCCGGCCTGCACCCGATCGGACGGGCAGCCGCAATTGAGGTTGATTTCGTCGTAGCCCCAGTCCTGGGCGATGGCGGCAGCCTGCGCCAGCAAAGCCGGCTCGCTGCCACCAAGCTGCAGCGCCAGCGGGTGCTCCACCGGATCGAAACCGATCAGCCGGGCGCGATCGCCATGGATCACCGCATTGGCATGCACCATTTCGGTATACAGGCGGGCCGACGGCGCCAGCAGGCGGTGGAACACCCGGCAGTGGCGGTCGGTCCAGTCCATCATCGGCGCCACCGACAGACGCAAGGACGCTTCATAGCGCGATTTTTCGCGCAAATCCAATGGCTTGCCGATGTTTTCGTGTTTCTCAGTTGCGCCCATGATCGGTCAATTTCGGTAGTTTTCGGGGCGAATGTGTAACGCGTAGTGCAACATTCGGCCCGTTGTTACACTCCGGGCATGGGCTCAATCCTCACCCGCCGCCGGAAGAACGGATCAATAGGTTACACGGCCATCATTCGCGTCAAGCGCGATGGCAAGACCGTCGTTTCAGAGTCCGCCACCTTCGACCGACGCCAGCTGGCCAACGAATGGATGCGCCGCCGGGAAGCCGAGCTGGATCAGCAGCGCGCCCGCGGAGAACCCCTTGGCAAAGGCTCAACCTTGGCCGAGCTGCTGGACTGGTACGGCAAGGACATCAAGGAGCTGACGCCCTGGGGCCGAACCAAGGAAGCCGACCTCAAGCGGTTGGCCAGCTACGACATCGCCAAGAAGAACGTCCTGCGCCTGACCACCGCTGACTACATCGGCCATGTCGAGGCGCGCCGCAGGAATGGTGCCGGCCCCGCGACCGCCAACAACGACCTGATCTGGCTTCGCCAGGTGCTGCGGTCCGCACGCGCATCGCTGTCAGTGCCCATCGATCTGCAGCTACTGGAAGACGCCTCGCACGAGCTCCGGCAGCGTCGGGTGACAGGCAAGCCCAAGGAGCGCCAGCGCCGGGTAACGGCTGCCGAAGAGAAAGCCCTGCTCGACCACTTCGCCGTCCGGGACGTACGTGCCGAGATCCCGATGGCAGACATCGTCCGATTTGCCCTGCTCTCCGCCCGACGACAGGAGGAGATCACCCGTCTGAAATGGGCCGACCTCGATCGCGACAAGGGCATCGCCTGGCTGGACGACGTGAAGCACCCACGCAAGAAGGTCGGCAACCGCCGCGCCTTTCGCTTGCTGTCCGAGGCCTGGGAGATCATCGACCGACAGCCCAAGGTCATGGCGGAGGGCCCGGATGGGAAGCAGATTCCTGACCCGCGCGTCTTCCCCTACAACCCCAAGTCGATCGGCGCCAATTTCACCCGCGCCTGCAAGCTACGCGGCCTGCAGGATCTGCATTTCCACGACCTCCGCCACGAGGCCACCTCACGCCTGTTTGAGCGCGGCTACGACATCCCGGAAGTCGCCCAGTTCACCCTGCACGAGTCCTGGACGACCTTGAAGCGGTACACCCACCTCCGGCCGGAACAGGTCGAAGAACGCCCGGCAAAGGGCGCCTCCTGACTCACTTGCAATTTATATCAATACGGATATATTAATGCCCACCAAGCCAATCGAGTTCCTGGGTGACTCCCTGCGCAGCTTGCGGGAGTTCCCGGATGATGCGAAGCGGGATGCCGGATACCAGTTGGATCGCGTGCAGCACGGATTGCAGCCGGACGACTTCAAGCCCATGCCCACGATCGGCAAGGGCGTCGAGGAGATCCGGGTACGCGACGACACCGGCGCCTACCGCGTCATCTACACGGCTCGATTGGCCGATGTGATCTACGTATTCCACGCCTTCCAGAAGAAGACGCAGGCCACATCGAAACGCGACATCGACCTGGCGAAGCAACGCTTCGCTCTGCTGAGCAGGAAGTGATCATGAGCAAGACCAAGACCGAACGATTCGCCAGCGTCTGGGACGCGCTTGCCGACACGGCCGAGGAAGCCGCCAACCTCAAGGTGCGCGCCGAACTGATGCGGAAGATCGCATCGTTGATCCACGAGAGCGGCTGGACACAGGCGGCGGCGGCAGAACGCTGCGGCATCACCCAGCCACGCATGAACGACCTGCTTCGGGGTCGCATCTCGCGCTTCTCGCTCGATGCACTGGTCAACGTGGCATCCGCGCTTGGCCAGCAGGTACACGTCGAACTGCAGGCCGCATAGAGGCATTCCCTGCGACCGGAGCCAGACATGCCCGACTACAGCTTCCATATCGATCCAATCAAAGCACAAAGCGCCCTCGATCCAGATTTGGCCGTCATGCTTGAAGGCGCGCCAGGCTGGTCCGAAAACGATTGGAAGGACGTGCCCCTGCCCATCATCGGATGGCGCCTCACGCTGATGCACTGCGGGCAGACCGTCGAACATCAAGACTTCGCAGGCGGGGACGATGGCTTCCGAGATGCACAGGCCGCAGGAAAGGCATGGCTGGCCAACCATGGCGCAGACGGCATTTCGCGATGGGTGGTAGGTGTCGGAGAGGCCATGCGGCGGATGAGCTACGACCCGGCTTTCCGTTACCAGATCAGCAAGCGCGGCTTCTGACATGACCGATCGACCACTCCGCCTGGGGCCAGATCCCAATCGCACCTATCTGGAGAGACAGAACGCCATGTACCCGGACCGATACGGCCAGCCGGGCGCAACGGGAAACGAAAGCGCGAGTGACCCTCGCTGGTCCAACAGTGAAGACCCCAACCACTACGGCCCAGGATTTGTTCGATCACCGGGCAACGAGCTACTGGATGCAACAACGGACCTGATCGTCCTTGCCCTTGCAGCAGTACTCGGCTTTGTCATCACTGTCACAGCCTATCGACTGACGCATCCAGAGAACCTGACCGCTGCGTGGTTGCTCGGCTATGTCGCTACGTTCGTGGCATCCACCTTCGTAAGCGCCATCGTGCTGCACGCAGTGCGGCGCATCATATGGGCACTGATCCTGACGGCCATTGCATTCGGCATTGGGAGCGCCGCTTGGCGGCTGTGGCTTGCCTGACGAATCGCTGATCCATGTCGCTCCGCGACTGGCGTGCCGTCCTGGCACTTGGCCGCCGTCCGGGCGGCCTGCTCGCCGCGTCCTGCGGCTCGCCGGATTCTTGCGAATCCGGTTCCGTCAGCATGAGTAAAATTCGCTGGCGAACATTCCCACTATCGAGACGGGATTGTTAACAAGAACGCCTATGGATCCATCGAACAATCGACTATCCCCGGCGAGTGCAATACGTCGCTAGCTGGAGATGCTCGGCGACGATTGCAAAGTCGATGCTCTCGAACTCGACCCGTGCACGTTCGGCTGCCGACTGCTCGACTCGCAACGACGCTTCTCTCAGTCTCTTGATCTCGGAGAGGTTAGCGTCGATGGCTCGAGTGGTGCGCCGCATCCTTTCCAATAGCCCTTTGAACCTGCGGTGCCTGCGTGCACAGAGCATCCCGACGGCAACGATGGGGACAACATAAAGCGCCCATGCAAACTTCGACGTTCGATTCATCTCGCCCCTCTGAGCTTTCAGCGGATTACCCCTTACGGGGCAGAGCTTTGTCCAGTAGCTCAAAGGTCCGATCCAGATAGCGCTCGTGCCATCCGAGTTCTTCCGGATTGACTTGAACATAGCTCCGTTTTGTGCCCGTGACCATCCACTCCAGAAGTTCAGGCCTGGCCTTTGCGAGGGCGGCAACCATTTCTATGGTCGGCTGCTGAACCTGCAAATACACGTTCTTCCATCTACGAGCTTTTATTCCCGTATAGCGCTCAAGCCACGAATACTTGGATCGGCCTCCTACCAGGTCATCGATCACCCAGATCACCCGCTCTCGATAGGTCAGCCCCTTCGGAGCAACTAGATCTTGAGGCCGTACACCTTCGCCAAGGACGCCGTTTTCGTCTTTTGTCTCCATTCCGTGCCTCTGATGCCATCGGCGTAGTGTCCATAGTATGGACAGTTATCGGACTATTTGATAGACCTTATCGCACCATGTTATGGTGCGTTTCGGTCATTTTGAATGAATCACGTCCGCCGATGACACCGACCGAGTCTCTGATAGCGCAACAGTACGGAGCGCCGCTGATTCCCTTGGACGCCGTTGCATCGATCCTCGGCAGGAGCCCGAACGCACTCCGTGTTCTGATGAATCAAGGCCGCGGTGATCAGATCTTGGCCAGCAAGCTACGAGCTTGTCGCGCTCAGCTCGGGCGCCGGGTGATGTTCCGCGTCACCGACATTGCCCGCCTGATCGACGAGGCCTAAGACGCACGATGAGCATCCGCCTCATGACCTTGGCGTGGGAACTGAAGATCCCGGCAACGCCGAAGATCGTGCTTCTGGCGCTCTGCGATTGGGCGAACGATGAAGGCATCTGCTTTCCGAGCGTCGCTCGTGTCGCCTCTCGAGCATCATTGTCTCCGCGCCAATGCAAGCGCGTGCTGCACCAACTAGCCGATGATCGGTGGATGGAGGTGGTCGGGAACCTAACCGGCGGCGCTTCCTCCAGGCGATACCAGATCAATGTCGAAGCCCTACGGACCGGTGACACCAGCGTCACCCGTGTCAAAACGTCACCGGTGGCAAAGGCGTCACCCCAGGGGATGACATCAGCGCCCCCCACCGGTGACGCTGATGTCACCCGAACCACCAGAGAACCATCACTTGAACCACCACTACCACCCACCCAGACTGACGAAGCCCTCGTAGTTCCCCAACAACTCTCGGAACGCGAGCGGGTTGTGGTTGTGGGTCTGCTTGATGGGCTGGACGTCAAAACCTGTCAGTCGCTGCTCGACGAGCTGGCAGGCCAGCTGGCCGCGAGCAAGATCAGAACCACCCCCTCCAACTTCATGCGGGTCCTGGTCGAACGCGCACGCGCCGGACGATTCACCCCTGCCTACGGACCAGCCATCGCTGCACGCCGAGATCGTGAAGAGGCAGAGCGTCAAGCCAGGATCAAGGAGCGCCAAGCAAGGCCAGCCCCGCCAGCCCCTGGACTCGTGCAAGCCAGGCTGAGCGAGATCACGGCACTGCTCAGCAGGCAGAGGGATACGCCGTGCTAGTCGTTCTCATCACTGCCGAAGTCCAGCATGCTGGACTTTTCAAGCCATGTTTGTGGGGAGTGCAGGATAGCCTTGGCGGTGCCAAGGCCCGGGATTTCTCCCGAATGTCCCACTCCCCACACGTCCAGCACCTGCACGGAGGCATGCCATGCCGCGTGTAGAGGCCAGCCTGGACCGCGCCACCAAGGACGCGTTTCATAATCTGGCGAGGCAGTCGGGCACGACCGAGGCGGCCCTCCTCCGGCGGGTTATCGCTGCCGTCGTGAAATCGAACCCGGTCACGCGCTCCGGCCAGGAGGTGGATGCCGACCGCTCGATGCGGCTCACGGTGCGGGTTACACCGGACATCTTCGAAGCAGTCACCAGGACGGCACACGATGCGGGAATGAGCCGACCAGGCGTCGTCCTCGGCACACTGCGGGCACGATTCCTCCAGGCACCAACGCTGCTCCCAGTGGAGGCGGAGGCCGTCGGACGCGCGGCCTACCAGCTCTCCATGGTCGGCACGAATCTCAACCAGCTCACCCGACTCGTCCACCAAGGAAGACTGGAAGCGCTAGCCGAGCGTGACCCGGTGCTCGCATCGGCCACATCAGCGGTCATCGCCTTGCGCGAAAGCATCCATGCGCTGATGGAAACGGCTACCACCCGCTGGGTCCCCGGGGAGAGCGGGAAGTGAGCCAGTCAATCGAAGTCTTGGACCGCCTCCTCCGCGGCCCCGTCCGGTGGCGGAAGGCACCTTCCGATCAGGGCACCAAACGGCGACGCCCCTCACTAGCCGAAGATCTACAAACCGTCGCCCGCGTGACCGCAAGGACGCCGGAGGTAATGGTGCGGATATCAGGCAAGGCCAAGGGCGCGAAGCACGTCGAAGAGCACCTGCGCTACATCACCCGTGACGGTGAGCTGTCCGCCGAGGACGAAAGCGGCCGACTTGTTACCGGCCGGCGGATGGTGAAGGAAACCGCAGCTGCCTGGATGGAAGGCAGCACACTCAACCGGCGCAACAACAGCCGGGACACGGTCAACGTCATCCTGTCGATGCCGCCCGGCACGGACAGGGAGAAGCTCCTGGCCGCCGCGCGCCAGTTCGGCAGGGAGACATTCGGTTCCGACCACTCTTATCTGCTCGTCCGCCACGACGACACCGACCATCCGCATTGCCACCTGACCGTACGCTCCCTCGCCTTCTCAGGCCGTCGCCTGAATCCAAAGCGCGATGACCTGCAGGCATGGCGCGTCGCCTTCGCGGCGGCCTGCCGCACCCACGGCATTGCCGCCGAGGCCACGCCCAGACGCGCTCGGGGTGCAGTGCGTAAAAGCAAGAGGCAGGCCGTGTTCCACGCCGACAACGCGAAGCGATCGACGGTGCAGAAGGCGAAGGTGCAGGAAGCTCTGATGGCCGTCATGCGCCCATCGGTTGCGCCGCTCGAACTAGACAGGGCGGCGCTGGAGCAGAACGCCCTCGTGCGAGCCGACTGGAATCAGCTTGCCGAAGAACTTTCTCGAGCATCCGCTGGCAAAGGCCAAGCACTTGCACACCAGATCCGCCGGTTCCTCGCCGAAATGCCTGCGGCGGAGACCGAACGAATGCAGCTACAGAAGCAGTTGCGTCGCCATCTCCAACAACAGAAGGAGCAAGAAGATGCGAAACCCGAAAGGACGCTTTGAAGACTTGGCCAGTCTCCAGACCGGCGAATCCGGCCGTGCAATGCGGATGTTCCTGATGGCCTACGAGTACGGGAGCACTACCGTCCCCCTAACCCGATGTGCCGAACTATTCGGCTACTCGCCTGATGAGGCAGCCAAGCGCGCCGCCCGTGCAGCATTACCTGTACCTGCGTTCCGATGCGGTAGCCAGAAATCCCCCTGGCTGGTCAACGTGGAAGACCTCGCCGACTACATAGAGAGCCAGCGACGCCAGGCACTCCAGGAGTGGCAGAAGGTCAACGGCATCACGCATCGCCTGTCCTGAAATCGCACCAAGGGCGAAGGGTCACGCCCGGCGATTAAGCCGAAGCTCGAGGCATCCCTCCATTGCGATCCGGCCGCATCCAGCCGGCAATTCACCGCACTAGGAGCAGACCAATGTCCACGGACAAGAACAAGGCGCCAGTCGTCATCTCGATCTCGCCTACCCGCATCGCTACTTCCTCGATCGAGCCGAACGGCTCCGACACGTGGCACAGCCGCTTCGTACGCCCCATCGTCTCGGCTACAGTCATGGCGGGCATCACCTGGGTAGCCAGCAGCACTGCTTCACTTGTCGACACGTCAGCCAGCTTCTGGATTGGCATCGCCGGCATGCTCGCCACCGGCATGATTCTGTACCGACAGTTGCTACGATCCGGTCTCGTTCCCAACCGTATCGTTGGCGGTGCCCTCGTACTCGTCACGACCCCGCTCCCGGTCGCTTTCTCGATCGCCCCGTTTCTTCAAGTCAGCCCAACGCTTCTTGCCGCGATCAGCGCCGGCATGGCGGTCGGATGGCTAGGGCATGCGCTTGGCCTGCTCAAGAAGGGAGACGTGCCGTGCACGACCGCCGCCTGATCCTTCTGATCCTGACAATGGCCTGCGTTGGCGGCTGCTCGATGCAAGACAGCCCAACCGCACGAGTCGAGAGCGAACCGATTGCCGACTGCTTGACGTTGACCGCACCTCAGAACCGCGAGTACCGGATCGCAGCAAAGCGGGAATGCCTCGCACAGCCCTCGCTCGATGCCCGTATGAAATCCAAGGGCTGTCTGGTGATCCAGGAGGTAGGCCGCTGCCTCGCGACGAAAGAGGCCCAAGCCAATGGATACGACTCCGCCCAAGTGAATGCCGAAGCAGCCGAAGCGCGTCGGCGCTGAAAGGAGACAGACCATGGAACCCGATGACCTTCAGATCGCAGGATTCTTGTTCGAGAACGTACAACCCGCCTTCCAGGCCTTCGTCACTGACGGAAGCACGACCATCATGGGCATCATCGCCACGCCCGCCGTGGTGCTGCTCACGATCTACGTGCTGTTCTGGGGAGTCTCGATGGCTTCGGGCCAAATCTCGGAACCGTTTACCGACGGCATGAAGCGCATCGTCCGCATGTGCATCATCGTTGGTTTCGCCCTGACTGCCGGCATCTACCAAGGCACCGTCGTCGACTTCTTCATGCAGGCGCCGATGGAGATTGCAAGCCAGGTCGCCATCCCCGGAAGCAATCCGATCGGGGACGACATCAACTCGATGTCGACCATGCTCGATCAGGCTGCGGCCA
The window above is part of the Xanthomonas campestris pv. badrii genome. Proteins encoded here:
- the dusA gene encoding tRNA dihydrouridine(20/20a) synthase DusA; its protein translation is MGATEKHENIGKPLDLREKSRYEASLRLSVAPMMDWTDRHCRVFHRLLAPSARLYTEMVHANAVIHGDRARLIGFDPVEHPLALQLGGSEPALLAQAAAIAQDWGYDEINLNCGCPSDRVQAGRFGACLMREPALVADCVAAMCAATDLPITVKCRLGVDDDDDYAVFASFVDQVVAAGAAMVVVHARNAWLKGLSPKENREVPPLRYDWAYRLKRERPELPVVLNGGIAAVDAALAHLEQTDGVMLGRAAYHDPYVLHQLDAALNRRPPQSRESLLRALQPYVDSQLAQGLALKHITRHVLGLFHGQPGGRAFRQVLSEGAHRPGAGWELVEQALQRTDSRPWRVVA
- a CDS encoding site-specific integrase, encoding MGSILTRRRKNGSIGYTAIIRVKRDGKTVVSESATFDRRQLANEWMRRREAELDQQRARGEPLGKGSTLAELLDWYGKDIKELTPWGRTKEADLKRLASYDIAKKNVLRLTTADYIGHVEARRRNGAGPATANNDLIWLRQVLRSARASLSVPIDLQLLEDASHELRQRRVTGKPKERQRRVTAAEEKALLDHFAVRDVRAEIPMADIVRFALLSARRQEEITRLKWADLDRDKGIAWLDDVKHPRKKVGNRRAFRLLSEAWEIIDRQPKVMAEGPDGKQIPDPRVFPYNPKSIGANFTRACKLRGLQDLHFHDLRHEATSRLFERGYDIPEVAQFTLHESWTTLKRYTHLRPEQVEERPAKGAS
- a CDS encoding type II toxin-antitoxin system RelE/ParE family toxin — translated: MPTKPIEFLGDSLRSLREFPDDAKRDAGYQLDRVQHGLQPDDFKPMPTIGKGVEEIRVRDDTGAYRVIYTARLADVIYVFHAFQKKTQATSKRDIDLAKQRFALLSRK
- a CDS encoding helix-turn-helix domain-containing protein, with amino-acid sequence MSKTKTERFASVWDALADTAEEAANLKVRAELMRKIASLIHESGWTQAAAAERCGITQPRMNDLLRGRISRFSLDALVNVASALGQQVHVELQAA
- a CDS encoding helix-turn-helix domain-containing protein, yielding MSIRLMTLAWELKIPATPKIVLLALCDWANDEGICFPSVARVASRASLSPRQCKRVLHQLADDRWMEVVGNLTGGASSRRYQINVEALRTGDTSVTRVKTSPVAKASPQGMTSAPPTGDADVTRTTREPSLEPPLPPTQTDEALVVPQQLSERERVVVVGLLDGLDVKTCQSLLDELAGQLAASKIRTTPSNFMRVLVERARAGRFTPAYGPAIAARRDREEAERQARIKERQARPAPPAPGLVQARLSEITALLSRQRDTPC
- a CDS encoding relaxase/mobilization nuclease domain-containing protein produces the protein MSQSIEVLDRLLRGPVRWRKAPSDQGTKRRRPSLAEDLQTVARVTARTPEVMVRISGKAKGAKHVEEHLRYITRDGELSAEDESGRLVTGRRMVKETAAAWMEGSTLNRRNNSRDTVNVILSMPPGTDREKLLAAARQFGRETFGSDHSYLLVRHDDTDHPHCHLTVRSLAFSGRRLNPKRDDLQAWRVAFAAACRTHGIAAEATPRRARGAVRKSKRQAVFHADNAKRSTVQKAKVQEALMAVMRPSVAPLELDRAALEQNALVRADWNQLAEELSRASAGKGQALAHQIRRFLAEMPAAETERMQLQKQLRRHLQQQKEQEDAKPERTL
- a CDS encoding pyocin activator PrtN family protein, whose amino-acid sequence is MRNPKGRFEDLASLQTGESGRAMRMFLMAYEYGSTTVPLTRCAELFGYSPDEAAKRAARAALPVPAFRCGSQKSPWLVNVEDLADYIESQRRQALQEWQKVNGITHRLS